The Dreissena polymorpha isolate Duluth1 chromosome 2, UMN_Dpol_1.0, whole genome shotgun sequence nucleotide sequence ATATATAAACCCCATTGTTGGACCCCATTGTAAATAAGCTTtcagcttaatgggttatccataggtcCTTAGCATCCATGCTCATATGAACCTACTTTAGTTATAGAACTTCCATATTGTTAAAAGTATGCATACAGCAACAACGTTTTATTTGATGCTCTTAAATTGGCATTTTAAATAAACCTAGATAACTCTTTGAAATTTGTGATACATTCTTTGTCTCATgtgttatatatttgtatgtgctaataatcttaaatctaaataaatataaataacaatttaaatttgttatatattatagaTCACAACAATTTTTTACAACAagttacattttatatacataacaattttctgaaaatttaaccatgcattatttttatttacctgAAGACTCACAGCACACCCCAAAGCATTGACATTTTCGAGGAGTTTTAAAGTACATCGGACCCACTGCCTGTGCCTGTTGAGGATAGAACACCTGTTGGCAGTAGTCGAAGCTGTAGTGGACCATGGCATCTGTGGCTTTTGATCTTTGTCCTGTTATGagtatgaagtttaaaaaaaaaatcattactatTTTGGCTTTGCACACAATTGTTAAttacatttgttaataaaatgtattgttaaaccACTGCTAACATGtcaaaagtattaaaatatattgaaagaTATGTTTAATATCAAACCTagctaattatataaaaaatataccattaacactaagtgaacatgcctttataattgtatttacaattttgttttaatttattcatataaCATCTTGGAAATCTATaagtaacatttttgtttatcaaaatgacattttaaatacaaGCAAAAACATAATTGTAATCACTTTTTTAGCATAAACTTGACTAATCACTTTTGTAAAATAcctctttttttatttgcatctgAAAATTGATCAAACTCAAGCTTTGTCCTCTCACATTGCTCCCTGTAATGATCTCTCTGGCATTTTACTTTCTCtaaatgtttttgataattttctaaTTTAATTTGTTTCTCTTCTTCTGTTATGTTACCAGACTTTGTAATGTTTTCtacatgtttttgacattttaaacacagatCAGTGGCAGGCTTCATCACCAACAAATATGGACACTGTTCTAACCATATTTTCCTAAAAGTGGAAGGCCCCACTTGTTTCTGGCCAGTTCGGTCAAGTGCACCACAATACAATTCATATATATCACTTTTGTTTTTGTCTGATGGAAGGAGGATACACTTTTCATTGGCCTGTGGTGTTCGTCCAGGTAGTGGCATTCCATTTTGGCTACTATAATTTTCAAGAAATGTTTTTACCATCTGGACATCTTGTAACTTGAGTGTGTGTTTAGGCAGTTTCTTGTTATTTCCATGTACTCTGGCTTCAAGACTGTTTACATCAATGGAGCTACCAAtcgaaataattgtgtttttagaCACACCATGAGCGAAAGCAAATGTATTGCGACAAACTACTTGCCCAGCAAAGTAAAAATTCTGCCTTTGCCGTTTTCTATCCACTGCTTTTCTTTTTAATCCAACTGTTACTGGTCCACTCTGCGTATGATTGAAAATTTGGTATTTTACAATCAAATCTAGTTCCTGTTTTGATTTTTCCAAACAAGAAAGCCTGTACGAAATAAGAGTACCCCAGTTTACAACTGAGCTGCATGGTTTGTTTGAGTACAGACGGGTACAACCACAgccatttattttaaaagattgtTGCTTTATGCCTTCTGTATCTAAATAATTACTTTCATTCAAAGAGTTAACATTTTCGTTGCAATCATTATCAATATCAGAACAAGAGTCACAATCATCAGAACCGTCATTTTCATTATTGTCAAAGTACAGACTACAGTTCACCAACTAATTCTAACTCATCGTGAACGTCTGGGTCTTGATGGCAGGTAAGTTCAGGCGGTACAGTGCTACAACTAGCACATGATAATTGACTGTCTGCCATTTCAAAAGATTAATATTTGACCGAAAATTCTACATTTTgtgttaatgtaaacaaacaaatgtcAAAGAAGGTCACGGAAGCCATTTTGTTCGTTTTCGTTTCCGGTTTGTTTAATTGTCAGGTTTtccattaattttttaacatttaaaatcagGTCACATGAAACAGTCTCTGGATATGTACGTCgcaggacctttcggtgtagGCGCAACGGAAGAGAGGGTGGtttagtcccactgtaggacagttgaCCTGAATATGTCAACTGTGTCCGCGCGAACAACACTTTCTTTAAGATTGTTCCACTCTATTAATGTCTTAGGGAAAAATGAGTTTTTGTATAGTTGGGTTTTGCACTGGATTGGTGTGAAACACTTAGAGTTTTTAACTGAATATTGTTCAACGATATTGTTTACTTTGAAGTCTTTGAAATGTTTAGGGGTAATTCTACGCTTTGATTGCCGGACTGGGGTAAGGAAGTCTTGGCTAGGCATTGCTGGCACCAGCCCCTCAACCACCTTGAAGAAGAAGATAAGTCTAATGGCCTTCCTTCTTTCCTGGAGAGGTGGGATCTTCATACTCTTCAGCATGTTTGTCACGTAGCCTGGTGTTTTGGTGTAGTAGTCGCCGGTTACGAACCTCGCCGATTGTTTTTggatcttttcaattttatcgatGTCTTTTTGAAGGAGTGGATCCCAGACAATGGAGCTATATTCTAGAGAAGTTCTAATTTCCAGTCTCGCGTTTCAAAAACTAACACTTACCTTTATCGAAAACCAGTAAAATCCACACTGAAACGATACATATATTATCGAAATGTGTATCGATAATCGTCCAAGGTTGAAATTTTATCAATTACTGAATGGCCTACGAATGTAAAAGGGGAGTAATCCATATAAAAGAAATTGTTGATAGGTCAAACGCAAccaattcattttgaatttacATCGTTAAAACCTGGGTCAGTTGAAAGTAatgttgtttaaatacttttcacGCTAACATTGGACAAACTAGAGTAAATTGATCTGAATTTCGTCGCAAAttgcacgacgtcatttcaaaCGTCGTTTTCTCGGAATGAGGCTTGCCGAATTAGacccaaaagtctcagaacacgccacatattttcgcgatgcaattaTCTCCCTTGTATACTTATCTTGTCCATGTTCTGCCTCCGATTGTTTAGTTGCGAATTTATTTGATCCGATTAATTCAAtatcttaatgttattattatcctcacaaatcattaaataaaactgtttaaaaatttTTTTTCGCCGAATTCATGAACATCGGCGATATTTGAGCTCTCAAATGTTAAATGGGGAGCTTACCACTGCGCATACAGCGTCCGGTGAATAACGACACCGTACAGTACTGTTTACTTGTCAGAATTCGGGACGCATTTACcaatcgctctcagaaagcagttttacCCGTGATCATGAGCAATAGTTGGGTAAGTTGCGGTTGTTATCCACGAGGAACACGTTTATTTGACAAATTTAACGTTATTGTGATTTAACTTATCAGCATTTTAGCTAATTTTAACTGGTTTTAACTTCGTCTGCACTCACCTTCTTCAATTCTCATTTAGTTTCATATAAAAGGTTACAAATCACTATATAAAGATTTAGGCCCCAAACcacttaatttattaaaaatcgGTTGGTAATTATTGTATTTGGTTACATAAATTATCAATGTATTGTTAAAGATTACCGTTTATAAAACGGATACTGCTTTCGTCACATAGCAATTTATCGCCGATTTTGAGATTAGTTTTATCTATGGCTAttcattaaaactatttaaacaaaaacggtATCCATGTATTTAACGGTTTGGTTAAATTGCTTAGAATATTCTTCATGATTATTCAAAGATCCTCTCTCTTTGGTATGTAAAGATACGCTGTGAGTCTCCTGTTTATAACACctttaatgttgatttatttgaaattttagaaaacgatataacttatttttctgaatttggtAAAGTGTTTGTTGCCGGTGACCTCAATAGTAGGGTTGGCAATAAATTCGATTACATTGTACATGATAAAATTAATACtgtttatgatgatgacgattactGTCCAGATAACACTCCTGTAAGGGCCTCAGTTGATATCTCAATAAATAGCCATGGATTAAAATTACTTGATTTATGTAAATCTACGTGTTTACGTATTGCTAATGGTAGAGTTGGTAATAGTTGTAAACAAACTTTTTATTCCAATAACGGTACAtctgtaattgattatttgttggcaaaCGAATACAGTTTTTCTAGTATATCTGATTTTACCGTCCATGATTTTAACGAATTTAGTGATCACGCCCCGttacatttttcattattatgtaacaATGTCTCAGCTGAGTACAAGTCTCACACTGATGTCAAGTATAAATGGGACGATGTGTTACGAGGTCAATTTCGCTCAGGTATTATTTCTATGTTACCTGTATTCAATTCTATTGTACAGCATGTAGATTATTCAAGTAGAACGGCAATCAATGATGTTTTGAATAGATTTACTGAAACCATTCGCAGTGTTGCGGACCCGTTATTTAGTAAAACATACGTTTATAACACTAACCCTAGTTTTAATGTAAATAGCTGTATTAAGAATGCAGACTGGTTTGATAACGAGTGCGATACTGCACGAAATGTGTACCACGACGCTCTACGTATTTTTAACTCAagtaaaactgatataaatagaGAACTTTTATGTACCTGTAAGAGGATTTATAAGGACTTAATTCGAAAGAAGAAAGCATGTTGTTATAGGCAAAAAATGATTgagattgaaaatttaagaaaacacaaaccaaggGACTTTTGGCGTATTTTCAAATCTAAAAATAgagatattaaaaataaaatatctttagaagaatttacaaagttttttgaaaaccTAAGTAGTAATATATCAGATGTTTGTAATATTGAAGCAGAGGATTTCtgcttaaataatgattttaacttagaaaattcttcatttcctgaacttgacttgcctatatctgttgaggaagttcgtaatgcgattaaacatttaaaacgtaataaaTCATCGGGTAGTGATTGTAcgttgaatgaatattttcttgaatgtagtgatattttatctgcccatttatgcgatgtgtttaacggtatttttgtatcgggctttttcccagataaatggacagaaggggttataatccctttgcataaaaaaggttcagttaatgatgtaaataactatagagggattacctTAGTTAGCTGTttctcaaaattatttaccacgattttaaataaacgcattgaaactttttgcaattaaaacactattatttcggatgcgcagttcggatttagaaaaggttattcaactgttgatgctatttttattctgatgtcaattgttcaaaattatttgaatgaaaataaacgtttgtatgttatttacgtagatatgttaaaatgttttgatagtatttaccgcaatgcattatggttgaaaatgtttaagtctggtatacaaggtaaattgcttagaatagtgaaggatatgtatgcgaatgttaagtcacgtgttaaatcatgttcatcttattcagattattttagctatgcggttggactgaggcaaggggaggtaatgtcgccgatcttgttttctttatttgtcgaAGATCTtgaactttacttacaagatagcattaactctggtttgagtatagatgatattgtgttgattttattactttttgccgatgacatggctattttaggcaagtcacctgctgaggtccaatcacatttagataaattgtatgtatactgcaatgcttgggggctaaatgttaacactgcaaaaactaaaataatggtttttcggaaaagagggggattaaaagaaaatgaaaaatggtcatacaATGGTAATTATatcgaagttgttgataacttgaACTATTTAGGCACGGTgctgaattatactggaagttttaaattaaaccaagaacatttggttggtaaagcccttaaagcattgaatacattattgtttaaatgcaatgaatttgacataaaaccgaaaatattttgccagttatttgactcttttgtgggttctatattaaattatgcctcagaagtgtggggtttcacgaagtcagatgatatagaacgtatacatttaaaattttgcaaacgcttgctgcaggtgaaaataaatacatgtaatgttgctgtttatggagaattaggtagatatccattgtatataaacagatttgttaaaatgattaaatattggtttaaaattttgagaaatgaaaatatcataatgcaaaatgtgtacaaacaagccttgaacgattgtaataaaggttttacgaactgggtctcaaatgtcaagagcatgttaaataattttggatttggttatgtatttgaaaatccaaacgttgttcaagttaatagttttattagcgagtttaaatgtagacttgttgacaattttaaacaagagtggtacggtaaaatgaataatagtactgtattagatatgtataaagtttttaaaagctgtttggaatatgaaacatatttagacttacttcctagacgtctgcgattattttttgtaagactaagagtctctgcacatcctttgagaattcaaactggcagatacgcccaaaataacataccacgtaatgaacgttattgtttatgttgcaatgacttggatttagaagatgagtaccattttatttgtatatgccgctgttattctgatttaaggaaaaaatttaTAAGCCGTATTTATTATgaaaacccatctgtatataaattccacaagttattactttcatgtgacaaatcagtaatttacaatgtatgtaaatatataaaagaagcgcttgttataagaaatacgattctGAATAATACTGTTCCATaagtttcattaccgctttgatagttgatttgtatttgtattcctaaatgtatatttatgttatgtaatgtttatttgttatacctagttacgtgacagaaaataatatgtaaacttaagtatgaagacgatgtacttgtgtataagtctgaataaactgtctgtctgtctgtctgtctgtctgtctgtgattgttaacaatatttcatCTCGTactcaattgttttcgtaccaaactgtgaatgggtgtaaacaatatttaaacttgttcTAGATCATTTTGTACTACAGTAAACGGGTTCTTACTGTAAAAAAGCAGTG carries:
- the LOC127869685 gene encoding uncharacterized protein LOC127869685 — encoded protein: MLKSMKIPPLQERRKAIRLIFFFKVVEGLVPAMPSQDFLTPVRQSKRQRSKATDAMVHYSFDYCQQVFYPQQAQAVGPMYFKTPRKCQCFGVCCESSGTQIFYLVDEAFQSVGKGANSVTSMLHHHFSHLGYGERNVVLHMDNCSGQNKNNAVIGYGMWRVLTGLHDSIEFSTMEAGHTKFSPDWHFGLWKELN